GCCGGTGGAGATGATGGTGCGCAGGCCGGACAGCAGGACCGGCACCAGGTACGCGAACGTCTTGCCGGTGCCGGTACCGGCCTCGGCCAGCAGCAGGTCGCGCTGCTGCAGCGCGTCGGCGATGGCCTCGGTCAGGCGCAGCTGTGCGGGACGCGGGTTGAAGGCATCCAGGTGCGAGGCGAGCGCGCCGCCTTCGCTGAGGGCTTCGCGGCTGGCATGAACGAGGTCGGACATCAGACAGGAAGGATACCCGGCCGGGCGCTGCCCGGCACCCGTTTCAAGCCAGAGCGCAGGCAAAGGCAACAGCAACAGCGTGGTTCATGGCTCTGGGTTGCTGCGTGCTGGGCGGGGCGGGAGGGGCAGGCAGGACACGCCGTAAACCCGTCCATGGGGGCTCGATGGCGCCATCCATGGCGCCAACGGTCCTGCCTGCCCCTCCCGCCCCACCCTCGACAGTTTCCTGGTGGCGGATGGACGTGCTTCGTGGCGTCGCGTTTGCTCGACTGGATTCAGAAGCGGTTGGTCGAACGGAAACAAGAAGGGGTCGGAGCCGTTTTCCTGCGGAAAACGGCTCCGACCCCTCGGCGAGTGCGCGCAGCGCGCGACCCGCTTTTGCTTTGATTTTTTCTTTTCCGTGGCTGGACGCACACGGAAACTGTCAGGGGCCGGGCGGGTGGGCTGCGCAGGGGCGTGAGCCGCATGGATGCGGCGACCGAGCTTACATGGACGTACTTGCAGCGTCCCCTGCGCAGACCATCCGCCCGGCCCACCTCGCAAGGCCAGTCGACTGACAGTCGACTCTACCGACCGGCCAGCCACGAGGGGCTGCGCCGTTGGCTGGAAACTCAGTACCGCTTGATCCCCGGCACCGTGCACCCTTCAATCTGCGCATGCGCCGACACCGCATTCTCCTTCTCGCCCCGCGCCAGGCGCGACTGCTCGATCGTCGCCCAGTGCCGGCGGCACAGTGGCCCCGTCTTCGAACCCAGGTCCACCGCCTTGCGCGCGAACGTCTCCGCCTCGGCCCACTGCCCCTGCAGCAGCGCGATCTCCGCGCGTTCCTGCAGCACCGCCGGGTCGCCCGCCACGATCTGCAGCGCCTGGTCCAGGCTGCCAGCGGCCGCGGCCAGGTCATTGCCCTGGCGCTGGGCCAGCGCGGTCTGGCGCAGGTCTTCCACCTGCGAATCACGCAGCGGCTGCACCGACAGCTCCTTGTCGTCCGGGCCAGCGGCGGCTTCCACGTTGGCCAGGCGCTGTGCCGGCGTGGTGGTGTCCACCGGCTTGGCTGCCGGCGGCGGGCTGCTCACGCAGGCGGCCAGGGCCAGGCTCAGGCCGGTCACGGCCAGCAGCGGATACAGGGATCGAAGGGTCATCGGCATCACCGGCTGGGAGGAGGAGTGGCGGCAGCGGGCGCTGCGGCAGGTGCGGCGGCAGGCGGTTCCTGCTTGCGGTCCAGGCCGAACCAGCTGCGCCAGCCACCGCCTTCGCTTTCACCGCCCTGCTCGTCCGGCAACGCGGCCGGAGCGCAGGGGGCGTAGGCCGGCGCGTAGCCGACCACGAACGGGAAGCGACGGGCGTCCGGGCAGCCTTCATCGGTGCTGTTGGTACCGGTGGCGGCCACCGACTGCCAGTCCAGGCCCTTGTTGCTGACCTTCAGCGGCGCACTCGGCAGGCGCTGGAAGATGCCCGACCACACCCGCATCGCACCGGTGGCGCCGTACAGGCCAGCCTGTTCGTTCTGGTCGTTGCCCATCCAGATCACCGCCAGGTGGTCGCCGGTGTAACCGGCATACCAGCTGTCGCGGCCATCGTTGGTGGTACCGGTCTTGCCGGCCGGCTGCAGGCGGCCCAGGCCATCGGCGTTCAGGCGCTGCGCGGTGCCGCTGGCAACCACCTGCTGCAGGCCGATGCTGATCAGGTTGGCGGCAATCGAATCGCCTTCCTGGGCCGGGGCCGGGGTCTTGTCGTAACGCTTGAGCAGCTTGCCCTGCGGATCGAGCACGCCACGCACCGCATGCAGCGGCTGGATCTCGCCGCCGGAGGCCAGGAACTGGTACAGCTGGGCCATCGCGTACGGGCTCTGGTCGGTCGAGCCGAGGATCACCGCCGGATTGGGGTCCGCCTTGATGCCAGCCAGCACGTGGATCAGCTGGGTAACCCGCTCAGGACCGACCTGCATGCCCACGCGCACGGTGGCCTGGTTGTAGGAATGGGCCAGCGCGTCGATCAGCCGCACCGTGCCGTGGCTGCGGTTGTCCGCGTTGCCCGGGCTCCAGTTGCGGCCACGGCCGAGCTGCACCGTCACCGGTGAATCATCCACCCAGCTGGCCAGCGAATAGCGGTCCGGCTGGGCCAGGGCCAGCAGGTACACGAACGGCTTCAGCAGCGAACCGACCGGGCGCTGTGCCTCGATGGCGCGGTTGAAGCCGACCTCGGACACTTCGCGGCTGCCGATCACCGCCACCACGTCGCCGTTGTGCACGTCGGTCATCACCATGCCCGCCTGCAGCTCGGGACGACGCTTGCTCTCCAGCGACTTGATGGTGCGGGTGACCGCGCCTTCGGCGTAGGCCTGCGCGGAGGGCGACATGCCGCTCATCACGCTCAGGCCGGCGCCCTGCAGGGCCGATTCGGGGTAGTCATGGCCGAGCTGGCGACGCACCAGGTCCACATAGGCGGGGAAGCGGTTGGCCGCCACCAGGCCCGGGCTCTTGGGCACGCCCAGCGGCGCCTTCAGCGCACGCTGGTACTCGGCGTCGTCGATCAGGGTTGCTTCGTGCAGCTTGCCCAGCACGAAGTTGCGGCGGTCGGTCGCGCGCTCCGGGTTGCGACGCGGGTCGTAGTAGGACGGGCCCTTGACCAGGCCGATCAGCAGCGCGATGTGCTCGGTATCCAGCGAGGACAGGTCGCGACCGAACCAGAACTCGGCGCCGGAGGACATGCCGTGGATCGCCTGGCTGCCGCGCTGGCCCAGGTACACCTGGTTGAGGTAGGCCTCGAAAATGGTGCGCTTGTCGTAGCGCGCTTCCATGATCAGCGCGTACAGCACTTCATTGAACTTGCGGGTGAGGGTCTGTTCCTTGCCGATGCCGAGCAGGCCGCTGCGGGCCAGCTGCTGGGTCAGCGTGGACGCGCCCTGGCGGCTCTGGCCACCGGAACGGATGGTCACCCACACCGCACGCGCGATGCCGGACAGGTCGATGCCGTGGTGGCGGTTGAAGTCCTTGTCCTCCACCGCCTGCAGGCCGGTCACCAGCAGGTCCGGCGCTTCGTTCATGCGGATCAGGCGGCGCTCTTCCTGCTTCTGCCCGTACAGCGTGGCGATGCGCGCCGGATCCAGGCGGGCGGCCTTCAGTGCCTTGCGCGAATCAGGATCACGCAGCGACGCGATGCTGCCGCCGGACAGCGACAGCTCCACGCGCTTGGCAGCGACGTGGCCATCGACATCGTTGTAGCCGCGGCTGGAAATGGTGAAGCGCCCACCCTGCACCGCGTAGGTGGCCGGGTCCTTGCCCTGGCCATCATCGCGGTAGGCCGAGGCCGCCAGTTCGGTCTTCAGCGTGGCCGCGTCCATGGCCTTGCCGGGCACCAGCACCAGCGGGCGCGCGTAGACACGTGTCGGAATCTGCCAGCGCAGTTCGCCAAAACGCTGGGTGACCTGTTGGTTCAGGTACAGCGTATAGGGAATGAGGAAACCCAGTCCCAACGCGACTGCCGCCATGGTCCAGGTGATCAACCGGCGGCGCCACAGGGGACCGGAGTCCTGCTGGTCGTCGTCGTCGAAATCGTCGATGTCGTCGGAATCGTAGCGTCGGGGCACGGGAATGCGAGAATGTAGGGTCAGGCGAGTCTACCCCAGCCACCGTGGCTGGCGGATTCCCCTGTGTTCCCCCGCTTAAGCTGGAGTTGCAACCGGATGGCGATGTCCTTGGCCGAAATCCGCTACCTGATCAATCGCCTGACGGGCCTGGCCCGGCGCAGCCTGGCCAGCCTGCGGACCCGCGGCTGGCGGGCCACCTGGCAGCGCATCCGGGTGCACAGCCAGCGTGCCGTGCCGGCCCCGCGTGCCCCGCTGTACCTGCCGGCCGCACAGGCGTTTGCGCCGTTCAGCGTGCCTTTCAGCGAATCGCCGGTGGTGAGCATCATCATCCCGGTCTACAACCACGCCGATCACACCGTGGCCTGCCTGCGGGCGCTGGCCGCGTATCCGCCGGCGGCCGCCTGCGAGATCCTGGTGGTCGACGACGGCAGCAGCGACGCCACCGTGCAGTGGATGCCGCAGATCGCCGGCCTGCGTTACGAGGTGCGTGAGCGCAACGGCGGTTTCATCGACGCCTGCAATGACGGCGTGGAGCGCGCGCGCGGCCAGTACGTGGTGCTGCTGAACAACGATACGGTGCCGCAGCCGGGCTGGCTGGACGCCCTGCTGGACACCTTCACTGCGGTGCCGGAGGCCGGCCTGGTCGGCAGCCAGCTGCTCTATCCCGATGGCCGCCTGCAGGAATCGGGCGGGGTGATCTTCGCCGACGGCAGTGGCTGGAGCTATGGCCGCTTCGAGGCCGCCGACGACCCGCGCTATGCCAGTCTGCGCGACGTGGACTACTGCTCCGGCGCGGCGCTGATGCTGCCGCGGGGGCTGTGGCAGCAGCTGGGCGGCTTCGATACCCGCTACCGCCCGGCCTATTACGAAGACACCGACCTGGCCTTCAGCGTGCGGGCGCTGGGCCGCCGCGTGCTGGTGCAGCCGGCGAGCCGGGTCATCCACGATGAAGGCACCAGCAACGGCACCGATACCGGCAGCGGGGTGAAGGCCTACCAGGTGCGCAACCAGGGCATCTTTGCCGCCAAGTGGGCCACCGAACTGGCGCGCCACCCGGCCGTGGGCGAAGTGCCCTCGCCCGCCCTGCTGTACCGCGGCCGCCGCCAGGTGCTGATCCTGGACGAGGAAGTGCCGCGCCCGGAGCGCGATTCCGGCTCGCTGCGCCAGGTCAACCTGATCCGCCTGCTGCTGCAGGCCGGGGCCCACGTGGTGTTCGTGCCGACCCGGCGCGAGCACGGCGGCGCGGCCACCGAAGCCCTGCAGCGGATGGGCGTGGAAGTCTGGTACGCACCGTTCATCGAGGGCGTGGCCGGCTGGCTGCGCAGCCACGCTGCACGCTTCGACGTGGCCCTGCTGGTACGCCACCACGTGGCCAACGAATGCCTGCCCCTGCTCAAGCGCTACGCGCCGCAGGCACGCACCGTGTTCGACACCGTGGACCTGCACTACCTGCGCGAGCGCCGCGGCGCCGAAGTGGCCGGTGATGCCGGCCTGCTGCGTGCGGCCGAACGCACCCGCAGCAGCGAACTGGCGGTGATGGAGCAGTGCGATGTCACCGTGCTGGTCAGTGCCGCCGAGCGCGAACAGCTGCAGGCCGATGCACCGCGCGTACGGGTGGAACTGATCTCCAACCTGCATGAAGTGGCCGGCGCAGGCGCACCGTATGCACAGCGCCACGACCTGGTATTCGTCGGCGGCTTCCGCCACCCGCCGAACCTGGATGCGATGGAATGGTTCATCGGCGAGGTCTTCGCCGGCATCCGCGCGCAGCTGCCGCAGGTGCGCCTGCACTGCATCGGCGCGGCCGCGCCGGACAGCCTGCTGGCGCTGGCCGCCGGCCAGCCCGGGGTGGAGATGCACGGCTTCGTCGAGGACATCGTGCCGTACATGGACGGTGCGCGCATCGCCATTGCCCCGCTGCGCTTCGGCGCCGGGGTGAAGGGCAAGATCAACCTGAGCATGGCCCATGGCCAGCCGGTGGTCGGCACCACGTGCGCGGTGGAAGGCATGCACCTGCAGCCGGGCCAGGACGTGCTGGTGGCCGATGACGCCGCCACGTTCGCGGCCGAGGTCGTGCGCCTCTACCAGGACCCGCAGCTGTGGCAGCAGCTGTCCGATGCGGGCCTGGCCAACGTCGCCCAGCACTTCTCGCTGGATGCGGCGCGGGCCACCGTGCAGCGGGTGTTCTTCGACTAATCCAGCCGCCCGCCGGCCTGCCGCAGGCGCTGCTCGAACGCAGCCAGCTCCGGCAGGTCCGGCTGCAGCTGGCGCACCTGGTCGACGGCGGCCGCGGCGAAGGCCACGTCGCCGCGGCCCAACCGCTCGCTGCCGATGGCCAGCCAGCGCTGTGCCAGCCGCACCCGTGCCGACGGCAGGCCCGCCGCGGTCGGCGCCAGGGTCTGCCAGGCCTGCAGGCAGGCGCCCGCGGCCTGCACCCGGTTCTGCCGCAGGTTGTCATCGAAACACTGCCGGCTGGCCGGCAGCAGGCGCGCCGCAGCCGCCCTCACCCGTGCATCGCGCGGCGCCAGCGCCTGTGCCTCACGCAGCGCGTCGAACGCGCTGTGCCCGGGCGGGCTGATCCAGCGTCCTTCGCGTTCGGCGCGATCGATCTGGCGCAGGTGATCACGCAGTTTCCGCTCGCGCTGGGCCGTGCTCAATACCGGCTGCTGCTGTGCCTGCCGCGCGTGCTGGGCGCGCTGGATGCGTTGCGCAGCCTGCTGCAATGCCGCCTGCGATGCGCCGAGTGCAGCGGCACGCGCACGGTCGGTCTCGGCCGCTTCGAACTGGAAATCGGCGGCCTGGCGCTGGCTGCGTGCCAGCAGCGCCTGCGCCGTCTGTTCACGGCCACGCAACGCATTGGGATCATCGGGCGCCACTGCCAGCACGGCGTCGAAGGCGTTGGCCGCGGCGTCCAGCGTCTGCTGCTTCAGTGCACGCTGGCCCTGCCGCAGGCGCTGGTCGACCGCGCGCGCCAGCGCTTCCTTGCTGGCCGGCAGATCGCTGTGACCGGCATCGAACTGGCGCGCACGCTGCAGCAGGGCCGCGGTCTGCGCCAGCTCGCCGCGCGCAGCCAGCGCGCGGGCGCGCTGCAGCAGGTCGCTCAGGGCATCCTCGCGCCCTTCCAGCGCCGGCAGGTTGTCCGGCTGCAGGGCCAGGATGCGCTGGAACAGCGGCAGGGCGCTGCTGTCGCCCTCATCCAGGCGGCCGGCCGCGAAGGCATTGCGCGCCTGCGCCAGCAATGCGCCGATCCCCGCGCCCGCACTGCGCCGTGCCTGCAGCTGCCGCGCGACGGCATCGGCCTGGCCCTGCGGCACCTGCAGTTCGCGGGCCAGCGCCAGTGCCTGCGCACTGCCGTCGAGATCATCGGCCTGCAGCCGCTCATGCGCCTGCCGCAACGCCGCCACGCCGGTGCTTGCCAGCCCCTGTCGCGCCTGCAGGCGATCGTTGTCGAGGGCCAGCGCGGCCTGGTAGCGTTCGCGCGCGCCGCTGCCATCGGCCGC
This genomic stretch from Stenotrophomonas sp. SAU14A_NAIMI4_5 harbors:
- the mrcB gene encoding penicillin-binding protein 1B gives rise to the protein MPRRYDSDDIDDFDDDDQQDSGPLWRRRLITWTMAAVALGLGFLIPYTLYLNQQVTQRFGELRWQIPTRVYARPLVLVPGKAMDAATLKTELAASAYRDDGQGKDPATYAVQGGRFTISSRGYNDVDGHVAAKRVELSLSGGSIASLRDPDSRKALKAARLDPARIATLYGQKQEERRLIRMNEAPDLLVTGLQAVEDKDFNRHHGIDLSGIARAVWVTIRSGGQSRQGASTLTQQLARSGLLGIGKEQTLTRKFNEVLYALIMEARYDKRTIFEAYLNQVYLGQRGSQAIHGMSSGAEFWFGRDLSSLDTEHIALLIGLVKGPSYYDPRRNPERATDRRNFVLGKLHEATLIDDAEYQRALKAPLGVPKSPGLVAANRFPAYVDLVRRQLGHDYPESALQGAGLSVMSGMSPSAQAYAEGAVTRTIKSLESKRRPELQAGMVMTDVHNGDVVAVIGSREVSEVGFNRAIEAQRPVGSLLKPFVYLLALAQPDRYSLASWVDDSPVTVQLGRGRNWSPGNADNRSHGTVRLIDALAHSYNQATVRVGMQVGPERVTQLIHVLAGIKADPNPAVILGSTDQSPYAMAQLYQFLASGGEIQPLHAVRGVLDPQGKLLKRYDKTPAPAQEGDSIAANLISIGLQQVVASGTAQRLNADGLGRLQPAGKTGTTNDGRDSWYAGYTGDHLAVIWMGNDQNEQAGLYGATGAMRVWSGIFQRLPSAPLKVSNKGLDWQSVAATGTNSTDEGCPDARRFPFVVGYAPAYAPCAPAALPDEQGGESEGGGWRSWFGLDRKQEPPAAAPAAAPAAATPPPSR
- a CDS encoding glycosyltransferase translates to MAMSLAEIRYLINRLTGLARRSLASLRTRGWRATWQRIRVHSQRAVPAPRAPLYLPAAQAFAPFSVPFSESPVVSIIIPVYNHADHTVACLRALAAYPPAAACEILVVDDGSSDATVQWMPQIAGLRYEVRERNGGFIDACNDGVERARGQYVVLLNNDTVPQPGWLDALLDTFTAVPEAGLVGSQLLYPDGRLQESGGVIFADGSGWSYGRFEAADDPRYASLRDVDYCSGAALMLPRGLWQQLGGFDTRYRPAYYEDTDLAFSVRALGRRVLVQPASRVIHDEGTSNGTDTGSGVKAYQVRNQGIFAAKWATELARHPAVGEVPSPALLYRGRRQVLILDEEVPRPERDSGSLRQVNLIRLLLQAGAHVVFVPTRREHGGAATEALQRMGVEVWYAPFIEGVAGWLRSHAARFDVALLVRHHVANECLPLLKRYAPQARTVFDTVDLHYLRERRGAEVAGDAGLLRAAERTRSSELAVMEQCDVTVLVSAAEREQLQADAPRVRVELISNLHEVAGAGAPYAQRHDLVFVGGFRHPPNLDAMEWFIGEVFAGIRAQLPQVRLHCIGAAAPDSLLALAAGQPGVEMHGFVEDIVPYMDGARIAIAPLRFGAGVKGKINLSMAHGQPVVGTTCAVEGMHLQPGQDVLVADDAATFAAEVVRLYQDPQLWQQLSDAGLANVAQHFSLDAARATVQRVFFD